tgccaaatctttgtacttaatgctgaatattcctccttaattgctgTCTTGATTGCTGTCTTTATTGCGCATTAATGCCTATTAATCCTCCTTCTTTATGACAGAATCTTCGTCATTAATATACGCTTAATTACCATATTAATTTGGTAATAATCTCATATAATTGTCTTTGACTTAgtcaaatgttgaccttacatTTGACCGTTGTCCTATCCGGCCTGGTGCCTGTCTTCTTGTACCCTGATggcttgacgtcctgacacctTAATGGCTTGGCGTCCTGACACCCTGAAGATGACCCTGAAGATGATGTGGGAGTCTAGGCTCATCAACTGGTGCCAAACTTGGACTACCCTGACGGACCTGCCCTGATCGTCAGGCCAGGGTAGAATTCTATCCTGTCAGTAGTGCGAAATTCCAGGCCCAAcaactttcaacaatataaattgctcaatcaatgaattaaatctaccctttgatgactacctagtgaacccgaattCCTAGATtctcttaatattattgttattcatctttatttaattttctattagttgttagaaatcaaacaaatccccacaattggttaccttaagacactttaaacatcaacaaactagataatcaccgcctccctgtggattcgaccctgacttaccactagctatcttgttagtattagtataggatttattttgattaaggtgatacaactttaaccttatcaaatttggcgccgttgccggggaaggcaacAACTGTTCTGTTTGTTTCTgtatatttttgtcttttgtttcagggaacttcagttccttgaggcagttttatcttttcttgtagttttcgtgtatgcccaggtctaacaggttagagattataccttttgatcccgagctaGTAAAGACTTTTTGCTACGGACGAAAATTTgaaagagaagtaagtcaagtcgaagacttgagtacacttgcctacgagcggtatactttcgCATAAGACTCGTCCTTAGAAGAGGACACACTTATTTCTGCACCTGTGGTTTCTACAACATCAAAGATGCCGACATTGGCAAGTCACTCCGAACCCACGGTTGATTGTATTCCTAAtggcttcaagctccctaccgCTGATAAGGGAACTTTTGAGATCAAACCTTCATACATAAGCCTAATAGAgaggaatttatttggaggaaaagctggagagGACCCCGCAAAGCACATGGAAAAGTTTGTTActtattattgttctatttctttgacAGCTGGGGTGTCTCAAGATCAGGTCAAGCAAACTTTATTTCCTTTAtctttgagagatgatgcagTTGAGTGGTTAAGAGACTTAGACATGGAGACCGACGCAATTACCAATTGGACTTCTATAGCTCTTGCATtttacaagaggtattttccaccacagaaaactaatgcattgagaagtcagattacaagttttaagcaagGTCCTACTGAGGATATTAATGAAGCTTGGATATGATTCAAAAGATTAGTTCGATCCGTCCCTCACCATGGCTTCAaaatttggttcctttgcaacgagttgtatgatgatcatagagctcTACTTAATTCAgctgccaatgggagattccaagataacactaatgatggtaatgcttggaagttcatttatcagatagctactcacacagctgagtatggtaaACCCAGGggaagtaagagaggaagtggtACAGATAGTGCTATTGCAGCACAACTGGAGGCTCTAACGGCTCAAATAGACGAATTGAAGACTACCCAGTCCTTGGGTAAGCAAGAGATggttcatatggttcaacaagaagtgtctTGCGAGAGATGTGGtatagatggccacactgcggccaagtgtatgagtactaTAGAGCAAGTTCATGCCTTCCAAACTTTCAAGTAAGGTACACCATATTCTAACTTCTTTAAAGCTCCTCAACAAGGTACCtatattattcctccaaatcgtggtaatcaaccacaaggaggttatcaaaggctaaatcaaggaggttttcaacaatttcaacctcctcctcaagctccaagtaatgagGTCTCGGAGTTAAAAGCTCTATTGCACCAAACTTTGATGATGCAACAAAAGTAAACGGCTCAAATCTCCGAACTTATGGctcataataagatgttggatactgaatttgctcaaatggcggctcaaaatccatCAAAATAATCCGGTcatcctcctcaaggtaaacaagctcacgaGCAAGTTAATGCAATTTCTTTAAGGAGCGGTACTACCTATCAAAGTCCGGACATGCCCATTAATGAAAGTGAGGTTCCCTATATGCATCCTAAAGGATTGGGAAATCTCTAGTTAAGCGATGACGAGAAAGTAATTTGCAAAGATCAAACACGGGTTGAGAAGAAAGACGAAAAAGCGAGGAAAAgccaggttcctcgatcgagtatatgcgggctcgatcgaggcacctcccCTGATGGTGATTTTTCTGCAATTTCAACTACGGCATTGAGTAAAGACAGGTTCCTCAATCGAGTACaccctaggctcgatcgaggcaccacttcagtcgatcgagtaagaacaagactcgatcgagtcacccctttATCTGACAATAATATTTCCAAACCGTCTCCTAATGCAAAAGAAGACGAGccaattaaaattcaactaccttttcctcaaaTATTACAGAAATCCAAACTTGAGCAACAGTTTGGAAGGTTtatggaggtagtaaagaatcttcaagtgacagtgccatttactgaattggtaactcaagtgccggCGTATGCTAAATTTTTAAGAAAAATCttatcaaagaagcggtcttttgatgaagtggagacagTAGCATTTACTCAGGAGTGCGCGGCCGCATTgcaagctaactcaccaccaaagcttaaggatccagggagtttttctattccttgtcatattggtagtatagctattgatagagccctttgtgatttaggagctagtgttagtgtcatgccatattcaatatgtaaaaagttaaatatgggtcaactccgTATCACTAATATAACCTTACAAATGGCCGACGGATCTTTAAAGAAACCTAttggtgtcttagaggatgtgcccgtTAGAGTTGGGAATTATTTAattccagttgactttattgttatggatatggctgaggactctcaagtacccatcattcttggtagaccattccatcacactgcaggagcactcatagatgttagggatggtagtcTGACACTAAGAGTTGGGGATGACACTATTAGATTTGTTGTTGATAATACTTTAAAACATCCTCTGATTTAAAAAGCTTCTTAtcatatgattaatgctcttAATTCTACTTTTGATGATTGTCTTGCTTTATGTTTTGATAGGAATTCACCTGAGGCCCATGCTAttgcgtcatatccatggagcaaggaagtggatgagatagagaagctgatttatggagatgatccTCCTCCTAAGAGGGTTTACAGCTGTGATGAGAATGTTGAAATAGAAGCTGAattggatgctttggaagctgaAATTTCAGAGAGGAGCCATTTAGAGTTTTTGATGAAGCTTCTATGACAGATGAAGTGCCTTATCTCCTTCCTCAAGAGGATGACCTGAAGAATGATGagcattgctcatattttataaactTTGGGTTTGATGAGTCAGGACATTATTCATTGCTTTTATTCTTTTCTTGAactttttattggtgctacttatgcttgtttGTAGCACAgacgctactttttgatttactgttaCGAGCTTTAACTTGTATTAATTATGATTTGTGTGCGCATTTATTTTAAATGCAGAAAGTTGCTCGTCcagatggttcctcgatcgagtaagacgaggctcgatcgagtaaccacgtttTGGGTTTATTTTGTAGATGACTTGATGTGGAATTGCGCGGTTGATAATTTTTCCCCtgtttttgcagctggtttgggggaatcataagctcttacccggtattctcttcccttgtaccttctttaattctattatctatttcttttccattccttttgttagttgtgtcctttaggttgctggatttgtgtgtgattgctatgctgtaggcgtcacaatgaggacactgtgacatttaggtttgggggaggagtttaattatgttgtgtaatttacttattgttgtgtacatttatataaaaaaatccataaaaattaaaaaatttcaaaacacaaaaacatgtttttactttgttttaggtcgagtcttggtgaattagataacaatgatgttaaattgcattgtttttgcatttgaatcccaaatagTTATTCATGTACATTAttttgactcgttagccatgaaaacaaagctcagaattcaagtcttaaccgtattgacatgccttatattgattagatttgacacaattatgttggtaaactacttaaattcagAGGTCTATAGAGTTTCCTAggtcaggaacatcaataaactggtctcattgtcaattaggcttcaGTGTGGTTtttccttgtggaatatgtaatatcaaactgcataagtgtgacattgatttcttgatacttttattgctttcatttgactaagtacaagTGGATAgacggttcttaccgttcaaataatcCTTACAATTgcctttttgttagcccgtttgaacccttgtaacCGTTCTTTATCCTACATTTATTAGCTACAATCAAAGAATTTGCCTACTTTTTCGGGACAGTTGCAAGTACTTGTTTATCTTGTTTATTTTACTACTATGGTTGGGATGGGACTATTATTGTCAATTGTGGGTGTAGTATAATTATTTAggaattgtgttgtatccttgtgttggaaaaagaaaaatatgaagcaaaaagaaaaaagaaaaaaaaaaagaaagaaagaaaaaaaactcgaaaaga
The Silene latifolia isolate original U9 population chromosome 11, ASM4854445v1, whole genome shotgun sequence genome window above contains:
- the LOC141613627 gene encoding uncharacterized protein LOC141613627, whose translation is MPTLASHSEPTVDCIPNGFKLPTADKGTFEIKPSYISLIERNLFGGKAGEDPAKHMEKFVTYYCSISLTAGVSQDQVKQTLFPLSLRDDAVEWLRDLDMETDAITNWTSIALAFYKRGSKRGSGTDSAIAAQLEALTAQIDELKTTQSLGKQEMVHMVQQEVSCERCGIDGHTAAKCMSTIEQVHAFQTFK